GCTTCTTCATCTGTATATATTATTCCACCTCGTTGGGAAGTACCTGTTTGAGTGATTGGCATTACATAAGGTTTATTATTTTGTTGATTATCATCAGAGCCCTTTATTAACCACCAAGATATGCGTCCACATATTAGCCCAAAACCACACCCAAAGCCCGCAAGCACCAGTACTGTTGGCAAATCAAACACACCATAAATTATACTTAATGCTGGCGCAGAAATTAAACCAGAGAAGTGGCCCCCATCCTTAGGACAGGTTGGCGGCGAAGTTAAGGTGGATCGCCTTCATGTTTATGCCGCCAGAGAAAGTGCCGGCCCAGCGTAGCCCGGCCGGGGTTTCTGCCAATATGCCTCATCTGGTGTTTTGTCGTCCAGACTGGAGTGAGGCCGCTTCGTGTTGTAATGGTCGATCCAGCGTTTGAGACCTTGCCGGACCTCGTTGCCGGTCTCGAAAGCATGCAGGTAAATGCACTCGTATTTCAGGGAGCGCCAGAGCCGTTCGATCATGACATTGTCCATCCAGCGCCCTTTGCCATCCATGGAGATGCGAATCCCAGCATCTTTGAGCACCGTAGTGAAGGCGTCGCTGGTGAACTGGCTCCCCTGATCAGTGTTGAAGATCTCGGGTGTGCCGTATCGGTGCAGCGCTTCTTCAAGAGCCGCCACGCAGAAGTCGGCATCCATGGTGCTGGACAATCGCCAGGACAAGACCTTGCGACTGGTCCAGTCCATGATCGCTACCAAGTAGAGAAAGCCGCGCCGCATCGGAATATAGCTGATATCGGCGCACCAGACCTGATTGGGCCGGTCAATTTTCAAACCGCGCAGCAGATAGGGATAGATCTTGTGCTGCGGATGCGGTTTCGAGGTGTTCGGCTTCTGGTAGATGGCCGATAGCCCCATCATCTGCATCAAACGGCCGATCCGCTTGCGGTTGACGGCATGTCCTTCCCGGCGAAGGTGTCGCGTCATCTGCCGAGCACCGTAGCAGGGCGTTTCAAGGTGCTGCTCGTCGATCAGGCGCATCAGTTCCAGGTTCTGCGCACTCTCGCCAACAGGCCGGTAATAATAGGCCGATCGCTGGATGCACAGTAACCGGAACTGCTGAGCAATGCTGAGTTGGCCATGGTCTGGCTCAACCAGTTGTTTCCTTCGGGCGGGACTCAGCGACAACGCTCGAAGGCTTTGGCCAAAAAATCGCGCTCGACGGTCAGTTCTCCGATTTTGGCATGCAGGTCCTTGATCTGGGCCTCGTCTGCTTTGCCTTTGCGCTCGGGGGCTCCGGAAAAGCCTGCTGCCATGTTATCGATGGCCTGTCGTTTCCAGTTGGTGATCATGTTGGGATGCAGCTCATAACGGCTGGCCAATTCGCTGATAGTCTGGTCGCCACGAATTGCCTCAAGGGCCACTTTGGCTTTGAATTCGGCTGAGAAACGTCTACGTCGGGTATTGCTCATGGGTGTTCCTCCTTCGTCAGTGTGCGGTAACCCACCTTAACACACTGTCCGAAAATCGGGGACCACCTCTCAGCAAGACCACCATATATTGGTCTTTTTATTCCAGCAACACATGAAATGAAAACGAATAATATTAGTTGATAGGTCATGAATTTTGATTATTTGGTATAACGACTGTGCTCAGCGCGTTTGCGAAACGCGCAGCGTTTTGCAAATCCGCTGGAGCTCTTTGTTATATTGCCTTTACTCAGGGGGAGCGATGAGTTCCAGGTTAGATTGTGGGACATCAATATCACCCGAGCCATCACCCAACTCGACGAGGTAAGTAGTTTCAGGGTTAACAGCCTGCAGGGAAATCACGGCACCCACCTTACCAGCATTTGGTCCTCTAATAATTCGAACGCCATCGTTGATGACGAATTGAATACGATCATCGGCTTTCCCAGAGTAAAACTTGTCATGGTCTTCTTTGGTGGGGCTAATCATGGTCGCCTTCAATATAACGATTGAGGTCACCGGCGGCGACGAGCCGGGCCGGCCTGCTAAAAACCTAAACGAGAACCGCCCCTGTCTCACCCGTCCGAGTGCAGCGATTTGTTCGCGCAAGCGCTATTTCTTTACGAAAAATCTCCTAAAAAGCTTCGGTTTATAGAGTGAATGCCAGCGGTAAGGGGTGACGCGTTTAGCGAGGCCCTTCGACACCACTTTGTTCGCTCGTTCTTTCAAACTCGCAGAGGGCATCGTAGGTCGCCCTGCTGTCAAATTCCTTCCCAACGACTTGCTCATGCTCTCGTTCGAATGAATCCGACACTAATCCTTGCCGAATCATTGTGATAGCCGAGACCATTTTGTCCAAGAACAACCAATCAGCATCCGTTATATCGCTGGAGCGGCCGGATCGGGCGTACCCGTCGATATCACCACCGGCCCAGATGTACTCGTTGAGTTTGTCTTGTGTAATCATGTCATTGAGCGAACGACTTAGCTCACCGGTGGCGCTGTGCCCCTGGCGAAGCATAAACTTAAATGTGAACCGCCACTGTTTCACCCATCCGGTGGAGTGGCTTGTTAGGTGTTGTTTCTCTGGATCTTCATGTTGAGGATTGTGGCAATAATGACAACTAAGACCAATAGACCAATTCCAAAAATCCAAGCCAAAGTTGTTTCTTTATTAAATGCAAATGTCAGTAGTGCACATGCCCCTAGAACATAGCCTGCCATTGTTCCACCTATTTCAAACTTATCTTTTGTGCAATATCTCGGACTATTTATGCTTTTTTCGTACGGGGTTCTTTTGATTAATGACGCGCACGTTGAGATGCAAAAAGAAACTATTGAAAGGACCGTGAAGACCAGAGCAGAAATGCTTGGCTCCTTTGAGTTGAGGACAACTATTACGCCCAAAATAAGGGCGACAACTTTTTTTTGGTGCTTTAGTTCAATCATGCTTGTTGGCACCTAACATTGGTGATAGATGGAAAATTTTCCACCTATCAC
This DNA window, taken from Syntrophotalea carbinolica DSM 2380, encodes the following:
- a CDS encoding IS3 family transposase (programmed frameshift); protein product: MSNTRRRRFSAEFKAKVALEAIRGDQTISELASRYELHPNMITNWKRQAIDNMAAGFSGAPERKGKADEAQIKDLHAKIGELTVERDFLGQSLRALSLSPARRKQLVEPDHGQLSIAQQFRLLCIQRSAYYYRPVGESAQNLELMRLIDEQHLETPCYGARQMTRHLRREGHAVNRKRIGRLMQMMGLSAIYQKPNTSKPHPQHKIYPYLLRGLKIDRPNQVWCADISYIPMRRGFLYLVAIMDWTSRKVLSWRLSSTMDADFCVAALEEALHRYGTPEIFNTDQGSQFTSDAFTTVLKDAGIRISMDGKGRWMDNVMIERLWRSLKYECIYLHAFETGNEVRQGLKRWIDHYNTKRPHSSLDDKTPDEAYWQKPRPGYAGPALSLAA